The Kaistella daneshvariae genomic sequence GTGACTTGGCCTTTGATGGTATTGTACGTTTTAATTGGTTTCCCCTTGTCAATGTAATCATCAAAACATTTGAAGAAATCTAGTTCCGGAGTTATGGTAATTTCACCATTTGAATCAAATTTATCAATAAAAGACTCTTTAGTTAAGTCAATTTTGCTTGCTCTAAAAAACAGAGAAATATCTTGAATCTTGGATTCTATTTTCTGCAATCCTTCATTTATTTCATCATAGCCATAATAGTCTTCTTTTTTAGAATTTGCTTTCACTCGGTTATTTTGCCAATCGGCAGGCTTACAACTGAAACCAGTATTTCTCTTGATGACTGCGCTATCTATTCTAAACAATAGTCTTATAGGCATTAAACCATCTTGTGTTACTTTGTCTTTCCTTAATTGAAAATTATATTTTACCATAGTATTAAAATAACTTAAATGAATAAAAGGGGGCACAAAAGGGGGACTATTTTTGAATTTAATTTAGGTAAAATCAATAATTACTGTAAGTCTAAAAACCTTTGTTTGTCAAATGTATTGAATATAAACGGATTAAAAGGGATGAAATATTATGGAGAATTTATAATACCTCCGTCCGAGGTACTTTAAAAGCATTGTTAATCACAGGATTAGCAATGCTTTTTTGTTTTCCGGAAATTCCCTTTGGAAAATCCAAAAAAATACCCTTTTAAGCCGGAAAAAATACGCTCCAATCTTGGTGGTACTTTTTTTGTTAGTTACTTCCAAATTTAAAAATCATGTCAATTCACAATCTTAAAACTTTATCTGAAGTTTATAATTCGCTTAACAAAAGAGGCATTACCAAAGAAATCTGTATGAATGAAGAACATCAGATGATTTTAGGTAAAAATGAAAAAATTTACAGTCCCGAAGATCTTGTAATCGTGAAATCTTACCGTTTCGAAGGTGAAAGCAATCCGGATGACAACGCGGTACTATATTTAATTGAAGACCGCGATGGCGAGCTCGCCACTTTGCTGGATTCCTACGGCGCCACAAGTAATTACAGCGGTGAAGAATTTGATAATTTCCTGCGGAAAGTTCCAATTCACGAAAGAGCAGAATACGATATTCAATAAAAAAATAAAATCCGAAAAATTAATTTTCGGATTTTTTCTTGAAGATTTTTTCAAAAAAACCGCGCTTTTTAGGCTCTTTTTTTTCTTCAGCTTTTGCCTTGATATCTTCCACTTTTGCTTTGACCTCAGTTTTGGTTTGCTGCAGGTCTTTTTTATTTTGCTCCAAAGCGGTCTTCGTATTATCCACTGTGTTTTTAATGGATTTTTCGGTTTTCGGGGCGTTTTTGCCAAGCAAGGTTTTCTTCAAACCCTGTTCGATTCCGCGCCAGAATAAATTGAAAAAAGATTTCGTTTTATCTCTTTCCACCCCTTCCACTTCCACGGATTCCGGGTAATTTCCGGAGTCGGTTTTCACGAAAATGTTGGCTACAGCAGACAGTAATTTATTTTTTTCACCACTTTCTTTCAGGATGCCGATGCGGAGATTTTCATGTTTCATGTTTAAGCTTCCGAAAATTCCGCGCTGATTGCCTTTAAAATTAAAAATCAAATCAGAAATCAGTCCCGTTGCCTGAATTTTCAGATAAGGTTCGATGAAAGGATTCACTCTGGAAGCCGGTAAATCGGCAATATTTCCGGAAATAGCAAAAGCATCATCTAAATTTGCCGTGTCAAAAGACCATTTCACATTCATCGGCGACGCGTTCATAAAGCGGCATGTGATCGCGATCGGAACAAAAGTCGGCTTGCTTTTCATCTTTCCGGAATTCAGGTTCTTCACATTCATATTAAAGCTACCAAAAGTCAGTTTTCCCGGCCCGTCACTTTTTTTCGTGTCTTCTTCATATTCCAAAACGGAATTTTTAATATCCAGATTTTGAATGTACATCGGGAACTTAATGCTGCGCAAAAGTTTGGAATACAACGGTTTTTCGGTGAGATCATCTTTCGGCAGTTTACTGCGGAAAATATTCGCATTCATCTGGTTTAATGAAACCTGTGACGCCTCCAGATATTTTGATTCTGAAAGCAAATCCCAGTTTCCGTTCATCGAAATCTGCTTTACGCTCACATCATACAAATCTTTTTCTGTCGGAATCATTCGGATGAATTGCGCGCGTGAAAGCAACGGTTTTGCCGCGAAATTTGAAACTTCCAAAACATTTTTATTGAGTTTCATCAGCGACGCTGTCAAATTATAAAATTCCGTTCTGTATTGAAAATTCCGTGTTGTAAGGCTATAATTTCCGGTTTTAAAGGGAAGCGCATTTTTCACGGTTTCGGCATCCATCTGAATATTTTGAACGTAACCGTTCAAACTTTTTAAAACCAACGGCGACTTTTCATTTTCAATTAAAAGATTGCTGTTTCTTATTTCCAGATTTTTGACTTTTAAAGGAAACTGCAAACCGGAAAAATTTGCCTTTTTAGCACCAGATTTTTTTGCGGCGGCAATCTTTCCCTGAACACCATTAAGCAAAACCTTCTGAACATCCACCTTCAGCTTATTTTCTACCAGCTTCAGTTCATTAATTTTCAGCTGAAGTTGCTTCACATTCAAATCCAAGGCGGTTTTATTTTTTGAAAAATTTACAGGTTTTAAGGCGATATTTTTAAAATCTGCATTTTTCGGATTAAAACTAAAGTTTTCGATATTGATATTTTCCGTCTCGGAAACGAAGTTGATTTGCTTCCCCGCGATATCAAAATCTGCATATTCAAAAGGCAATGCTTCCGTAGAAGTTTCGCGGTTCATCAAAAATTTATTGATGTTCAGCGAGAGATTTCCGGCGGAGAATTTCGGTGTGCCGTCGGGTTTTAAAACAGAAATTTTTGCGTTTTTAAAAAGCACATCATCCATATTCACCACAAAACTGAAATCGCTTTTTTTGGTTTTCGCGTTCGCGGAAGTCTTGCGGATTTTCAGCTCCGGGTTTTCAAAAGTCGCGTTCGCGAGTGAAATTTTATTTTCTGCAACTTCGATGTCTGTAAATTTCATTTCGGAAGTTTTAAAATCAAAGAGATTATTTTCCTTCGGATAAAACCTGGTGAAATTCGCAAATGAAAGCAGCGGCACGACGGCGAAATTTTTTACACTCATTTTTCCGGCTTCGGTGGTGATAAAATTTGCGGTTATTGCGTACTTGTTATTTGGGCGAAAGAAGAACTTTTGCCCCTGAATCGCGTACTTATCAAAAACTACGGGAAGTTTTCTTTCCACACTTTCTTCCGTCATCTGAATATTTTCGACAACCAGGTTTAAATTTCTTATGGCCAGAAATTTTTGTTGAGTGTGTTTAAAAATTGAAATATTTCCCCCTTTGATGGTCAAATTTTTGAAAACGACCGGATTTCTTTTTTTTCCGGTTTTGTCGTCAACCGGTTTTGCGAGCGTAATTTTTAAATCGGGGCCAACCAAAATGAGTTGGGTGGAATTGATGACTTTGTGGAAAACGGCGTCGTAAATCCCCAGACGACTGATGGAAATTGAATCTATGTGTCCCTGAAGACCGATGATATTGGGGTCCGCATTTGTTTTATTTTCGATGGTAATCGCGGATGCGGAGATGTCGCCGGTGACAATGTCCACTTTCAGGTCGTTGTACGCGACATTATACTGAGAATTTTTTTTGATGTATCCGGCAAGATTATATTGGAGCCAGAAATTGATTCCAAAATTAAAAACCAAAAAAATAAGCACTATAACCGCCAAAAAAATGGAAAGAAACCGGATGTAATTTTTCTTCATTTTCTGGAGGATTAAAAATCTATGCCACGAATGACGGTGAATTAACCCGTTATGTCCAACTGCACGACGTAACCCTCATGCCCTCTCACATTTATAAAATTCCCTCCTTCGAAAGATAAATACTGACCTTTGATTCCGCGCAGAATTCCTTCGAATTCTGGAGTTTTATCCAGGTTGAAAGAAACGATTTTGTCTGGAGCTTCATAGGGATAATCCAGACGCAGCATTTCGTGTTCCATGGTGTAGAAATTCTGGAAATTTTCTGGGAAATGATCCTTAATTTTTTCACGGAAATCTGCTAAATCCAAATCGTCTTCAAAATCGTCTTCAAGCATTTTTTTCCAGTTGGTTTTATCGGCGAGATGTTCTTTCAGCGCGACTTCAATCATTCCAGCTTCGTAGCGGTTGTCGGTTTTCGCAATGGGCAGCGCAAATGTGGCGCCCTGATCAATCCAGCGTGTAGGCAATTGCGTTTCACGCGTCACGCCGACTTTTACATCGCCGGTATACGCGAGATACACCATGTGCGGCGCGAGCTGAATTTGCTGCTCCACTTCCAGATCGCGTTCTTCAATGCCGAGATGGGCCGTGGAAAGTTCCGGTCGGATAATGGTGTCGCTGGCGTAAGGACTTTCAAAAAAGCATTTCTTGCAGAAACCCATGCGGTAAATTTTCTCGTCTCGGCCGCAGTTTACACATTCGTAGCCGATAAGTTTGAGCTTCACATTTTTGCCAATCACCTGATTCATATTAATAAGGTCATGAGAAAGATTCAGGAAATACTGGATGGGTTTTCCGTTTTGGGTGGTCATTTTCAGAATCTGTCCGGTGAATTGCATGGCTAAATATTTCAGTAAAATTAATGATTTGATTTTAATTAAATTTGTGTAAAATAAAACTCAAAGATGAATTATCTGGTTACCGGCGGAAGCGGATTTATCGGCTCGCACCTCGTTGAACATTTGCTGAAGAGCGGACATTCTGTCATTAACATAGACAATTTTGATGATTTTTATGACTATAAGGTAAAAATAAAAAACACCCTGGAATCGGTCGGAAAAACTTTGGAGTTCAGTTTTCACGAAAAAGAACTGGATATCCAAAAGCTGATTTTCGAAACTTCCTCCAAGCATTATCAGCTTTATTATCAGGATATTCGCGATCTGGAAGGGCTTGAAAAAATATTTCAAAAACATAAAATCGATCTAATCATTCACCTTGCAGCGCTCGCCGGTGTAAGGCCTTCCATTGAAAAACCCTTGG encodes the following:
- a CDS encoding DUF2797 domain-containing protein codes for the protein MQFTGQILKMTTQNGKPIQYFLNLSHDLINMNQVIGKNVKLKLIGYECVNCGRDEKIYRMGFCKKCFFESPYASDTIIRPELSTAHLGIEERDLEVEQQIQLAPHMVYLAYTGDVKVGVTRETQLPTRWIDQGATFALPIAKTDNRYEAGMIEVALKEHLADKTNWKKMLEDDFEDDLDLADFREKIKDHFPENFQNFYTMEHEMLRLDYPYEAPDKIVSFNLDKTPEFEGILRGIKGQYLSFEGGNFINVRGHEGYVVQLDITG